One Owenweeksia hongkongensis DSM 17368 genomic region harbors:
- a CDS encoding T9SS type A sorting domain-containing protein, producing MLSSFAEELKHMQYLRFCLIIIAICAFHPKSFSQGNCEVWEWADSLGVNTGYQLHSIEVDADGNQYVMGDFHGSITLGTSALNAANGRYFIAKRDTNHIWSWAVQLSQKFLAGNDVFDLDINEATNSLMITGSFYDSLYLGPMSLVSGHNWSSLFVAKLDLNTQQWLWAKGVTDSSHVRGSSIITDSTGNIFVAGFDNLASAFSDSLHFGGHSLPLDTSISFVAKLSSSGNWIWVKQIGGGATPPQLAYRKSKMVAAGTFWSANLIQGKYFITALDTSGNTQWKTQSSGGSTGWVRSLKLDQNNNVYLAGDFTGGLQIGTTSLSTSLPNQFVAKVNSAGQWQWATSSDRKVVTSTSSHGLIGVVTNKFGNTYYVGSYKEEIVFGNDTIKASINKPAYLWAKCNSQGTWEWALNLKIHSFSNNTVFSRRILTSDVDGNIYFQGKTRSKARFGFNFIQNPDHFIAKINVSGIPEVNAGVDTLLQCGSRYRLPTYSNMLGEMNIKWTPEVGLSNPDTLNPTFDTKSTRTYYVSVTSSLGCTAMDTINLFVDSASSFGSGIPISTSNGSNFFCQNANFSISAPSYFSDFHWDNGDTTQSIFPKKPGKYILVARDSLGCFEMDSITLAPLADIKSPSFLLCDNDSLPLSINTFGLDSLKWNTGSKSSQIYANQPGKYWVDAYRGACWATDTVEVILFTDTANANFADSIYGLEVHFAPTSIGVNNGYWDFGDGTYLSGVNVSHTYANPGTYPVCFYSKDICGGEGEQCKNVSVTDIGITELKPIEVFSLFPNPANDILNISSARVLAPHIMVFDVSGRILLEKNLSKSNNWQLNIQSLPSGYYFIKVGNQTSKFGKI from the coding sequence ATGCTTAGTAGCTTTGCAGAAGAACTAAAACATATGCAATATTTAAGGTTTTGTCTTATAATTATAGCGATTTGCGCCTTTCATCCCAAGTCATTTTCACAAGGAAACTGTGAAGTTTGGGAATGGGCGGATAGTTTGGGTGTAAACACAGGCTATCAATTACATAGTATAGAAGTTGACGCTGATGGCAATCAATACGTAATGGGTGATTTTCATGGTTCAATAACTTTAGGTACATCCGCATTGAATGCTGCAAATGGCCGTTACTTTATTGCCAAAAGAGATACAAATCACATCTGGAGTTGGGCTGTACAGCTGAGTCAAAAATTTTTAGCAGGTAATGATGTTTTTGATTTAGATATAAACGAGGCCACCAACTCATTGATGATTACTGGCTCTTTTTACGACTCACTTTATTTAGGCCCTATGTCGCTTGTGTCAGGTCATAATTGGTCAAGTCTTTTTGTCGCAAAACTTGACTTAAATACTCAGCAATGGTTGTGGGCGAAAGGTGTAACTGATAGTAGTCATGTAAGAGGCAGTTCAATAATAACAGATTCGACAGGCAATATTTTTGTTGCAGGGTTTGATAATTTAGCTTCCGCGTTTTCTGATTCGCTACACTTTGGAGGCCATAGTCTGCCTTTGGATACTAGCATTTCTTTTGTTGCCAAACTTTCTTCTTCAGGTAATTGGATATGGGTAAAGCAAATTGGTGGTGGCGCGACACCTCCCCAACTGGCATATAGAAAATCAAAAATGGTGGCTGCTGGCACATTTTGGTCGGCCAATCTAATTCAGGGAAAGTATTTTATTACTGCTCTGGATACTTCAGGGAATACGCAGTGGAAAACACAGAGTTCTGGTGGCTCCACTGGTTGGGTTCGTAGTTTGAAACTTGACCAAAATAACAATGTGTATTTAGCGGGCGATTTTACCGGAGGACTACAAATCGGAACGACCAGCTTAAGCACATCTCTCCCTAACCAATTTGTTGCTAAAGTAAATTCAGCAGGACAATGGCAATGGGCCACTAGTTCAGATAGGAAGGTGGTTACTTCAACAAGTTCTCACGGGTTGATAGGTGTGGTTACCAATAAGTTTGGTAACACTTATTATGTTGGAAGTTATAAGGAAGAGATCGTTTTTGGAAACGATACCATTAAGGCATCAATTAATAAACCGGCTTATTTATGGGCTAAATGCAATAGTCAAGGAACTTGGGAATGGGCTTTAAATCTGAAGATTCATTCTTTTTCTAACAATACAGTTTTTTCAAGGCGCATCCTAACAAGTGATGTTGATGGCAATATTTACTTTCAGGGAAAAACAAGGAGTAAGGCTAGATTTGGATTTAACTTTATTCAGAATCCGGATCATTTTATCGCCAAAATTAATGTTTCGGGTATACCAGAAGTGAATGCCGGAGTAGATACACTTCTGCAATGCGGATCTAGGTATAGACTCCCAACTTACTCTAATATGCTGGGAGAAATGAATATAAAATGGACACCGGAAGTTGGGCTTAGTAACCCAGACACTTTAAACCCTACTTTCGATACTAAATCTACTAGAACATATTATGTATCCGTAACAAGTTCTTTAGGCTGTACAGCTATGGATACAATAAATTTATTTGTAGATTCTGCATCAAGTTTTGGGTCCGGAATACCTATAAGTACATCAAATGGTTCTAATTTCTTTTGTCAAAATGCGAATTTTTCAATTTCTGCACCTTCATATTTCAGTGATTTTCATTGGGATAATGGTGATACAACCCAAAGTATTTTCCCCAAAAAACCGGGTAAATATATTCTCGTTGCCAGAGACTCTTTGGGATGCTTCGAGATGGACAGTATCACGTTGGCTCCTCTAGCAGACATTAAGTCTCCGTCTTTTTTACTTTGCGATAATGATTCACTTCCTTTGTCAATCAACACTTTTGGGTTGGATAGTCTAAAGTGGAATACTGGCAGTAAGTCATCACAGATTTACGCAAACCAGCCTGGGAAATATTGGGTTGATGCATATCGAGGAGCATGCTGGGCAACGGATACGGTGGAGGTTATCCTTTTTACTGACACAGCCAATGCCAATTTTGCAGATTCCATTTATGGTCTTGAGGTTCACTTTGCACCAACATCCATTGGTGTAAATAATGGCTACTGGGATTTTGGTGATGGAACCTATCTTTCAGGAGTCAATGTTTCTCATACCTACGCAAACCCAGGCACATATCCAGTATGTTTTTATTCCAAAGACATTTGTGGGGGCGAAGGTGAGCAGTGTAAAAATGTAAGTGTTACAGATATTGGAATTACCGAACTCAAGCCTATTGAGGTTTTCTCACTCTTCCCAAACCCAGCTAATGATATCCTAAACATTTCGAGTGCAAGAGTGCTAGCTCCACATATTATGGTTTTTGATGTTTCAGGACGAATTCTCTTGGAGAAGAATTTATCCAAAAGCAATAATTGGCAACTCAATATTCAGAGCCTGCCGTCAGGTTACTACTTTATTAAGGTTGGGAATCAGACTTCCAAATTTGGAAAGATATAG
- a CDS encoding acyl-CoA carboxylase subunit beta, producing the protein MDSKIQKLDTKIAEAKLGGGEKRIESQHKKGKLTARERIHFLMDEGTFEEIGMLVTHRSTDFGLDKQKILGDGVVTGYGEINGRLTYVFAQDFTVLGGSLAEAHAEKICKIMDLAMKNGAPVLGLNDSGGARIQEGVVSLGGYADIFYRNTLSSGVIPQLSAIMGPCAGGAVYSPALTDFIAMVENTSYMFVTGPNVVKTVTHEEVSSEELGGASAHSTKSGVTHFTFENEIACINGLKQLLSYMPQNCEEDAPSIAYTPGDEKRPLLNDIIPDNPNQPYDIREVIDGTVDENSFLEVHKDFASNIVVGFARLAGKSIGIVANQPAYLAGVLDIDSSTKAARFVRFCDSFNIPLLVFEDVPGFLPGTDQEWNAIITNGAKLLYAFSEATVPRITVITRKAYGGAYDVMNSKHIGADMNYAWPSAEIAVMGAKGAAEIIFKNEIKNADDPAAKLAEKEAEYAHIFANPYRAAARGYVDEVIRPDQTREKLIKAFKMLENKAVTLPKKKHGNIPL; encoded by the coding sequence ATGGACAGTAAAATTCAAAAACTAGACACCAAAATAGCCGAGGCAAAACTTGGTGGTGGTGAAAAACGTATTGAAAGCCAACATAAAAAAGGTAAGCTTACCGCTCGTGAGCGCATCCACTTTTTGATGGATGAAGGCACCTTTGAAGAAATCGGAATGTTGGTAACACACCGCAGTACCGATTTTGGTTTGGACAAACAAAAGATTTTGGGTGATGGTGTAGTTACCGGATACGGTGAAATCAATGGTCGACTGACTTATGTTTTTGCACAGGATTTTACCGTGCTTGGGGGATCATTGGCAGAAGCTCATGCTGAGAAGATTTGTAAAATAATGGACCTTGCCATGAAGAATGGTGCTCCGGTTTTGGGCCTTAATGATTCAGGAGGTGCACGTATTCAGGAAGGTGTGGTTTCATTGGGCGGCTATGCCGACATCTTTTATCGCAACACATTGAGTAGTGGTGTTATCCCTCAGCTTTCAGCTATTATGGGGCCATGTGCCGGTGGCGCTGTGTATTCTCCGGCTCTTACCGACTTTATTGCGATGGTAGAAAATACCTCTTACATGTTTGTAACAGGGCCAAATGTGGTAAAAACTGTAACACATGAAGAAGTGAGCTCTGAAGAGCTAGGTGGTGCCTCTGCGCATTCTACCAAATCAGGAGTTACCCATTTTACTTTCGAAAATGAAATTGCCTGCATCAATGGTTTGAAGCAACTTTTGAGCTATATGCCGCAAAACTGCGAAGAGGATGCACCATCAATCGCCTATACTCCGGGTGATGAGAAGCGTCCTTTGCTAAACGACATTATTCCAGATAACCCCAATCAGCCTTATGACATCCGTGAAGTGATTGACGGTACAGTAGATGAAAATAGCTTCCTGGAAGTTCACAAAGATTTTGCCTCAAACATAGTAGTTGGTTTTGCCCGCCTTGCCGGAAAATCTATCGGTATTGTGGCCAATCAGCCGGCTTACCTTGCAGGAGTTTTAGATATTGATAGCAGTACCAAAGCCGCGCGCTTTGTACGTTTCTGCGATTCTTTCAACATCCCTCTGTTGGTGTTTGAAGACGTTCCAGGTTTCCTTCCGGGAACAGATCAGGAATGGAATGCAATTATTACCAATGGTGCGAAATTGCTTTACGCCTTTAGCGAAGCAACTGTACCGCGTATCACTGTAATTACCCGTAAGGCCTACGGTGGTGCTTATGATGTAATGAACTCTAAGCACATTGGTGCCGATATGAACTACGCATGGCCATCGGCAGAAATTGCAGTGATGGGTGCCAAAGGAGCTGCTGAAATTATCTTTAAAAATGAAATCAAAAATGCGGATGATCCTGCGGCAAAACTTGCCGAAAAAGAAGCGGAATACGCACACATTTTTGCTAACCCATACCGTGCTGCGGCACGTGGTTATGTAGATGAGGTAATTCGTCCTGACCAAACTCGCGAAAAGCTTATCAAGGCTTTCAAAATGCTGGAAAATAAAGCGGTGACTTTACCCAAGAAAAAGCACGGGAATATTCCTTTATAG
- a CDS encoding class I SAM-dependent methyltransferase, protein MFNKLKDYILLKLGITELRHNLATAEKNLNDRFDFLGAYMNLTQKEDIEIDPAIASKVATKLCAEYNIDTINMATHKNDVMFAIHVFGHRYNLENAVYTNFRIGAETALNLKRICEEYKIAPQKILDFGSGYGRVSRFLKQKFPESEIEISEVKSQALDFQKRHFGFKGIFHSQDAESLNCEKQDLILAVSVFSHLPKTTFAPWLNKLIQCLNSGGALVFTFNNSEDPKYFGVTKNQNFVYQQVSEDSKFAFLSDSIKDTNDYGHTFVTHQYLEDLLSENDVSYHFLGKSLVQSQESIIIIKN, encoded by the coding sequence ATGTTTAATAAGCTCAAGGACTACATTCTTCTAAAACTTGGAATAACTGAGTTAAGACATAATTTGGCTACTGCAGAAAAGAATCTAAACGACCGCTTCGATTTTTTGGGTGCTTACATGAATCTCACCCAGAAGGAGGATATTGAAATAGATCCTGCCATTGCGAGCAAAGTGGCCACCAAGCTCTGCGCTGAATACAACATTGACACCATAAACATGGCCACACACAAGAATGATGTGATGTTTGCAATTCATGTTTTTGGTCACAGGTATAATCTGGAAAACGCAGTTTACACAAACTTTAGGATAGGCGCGGAAACAGCTCTTAATTTAAAGCGCATTTGCGAAGAGTATAAAATAGCACCCCAAAAAATACTGGATTTTGGTAGCGGCTATGGGCGTGTTTCAAGATTTTTGAAGCAAAAGTTTCCAGAATCTGAAATTGAAATTTCTGAGGTAAAAAGTCAGGCGCTGGATTTTCAGAAGCGCCATTTTGGTTTCAAAGGAATTTTTCACAGCCAGGATGCTGAGAGTTTGAATTGCGAAAAACAAGATCTCATCTTAGCGGTGTCTGTTTTTAGCCATTTGCCAAAAACCACCTTTGCACCTTGGTTGAATAAATTGATTCAATGCCTAAACTCAGGCGGAGCCCTGGTTTTTACTTTCAACAACAGTGAAGATCCAAAATATTTTGGCGTGACTAAAAATCAAAATTTTGTATATCAGCAAGTATCTGAGGATAGCAAATTTGCGTTTTTGAGCGATAGTATAAAAGACACGAATGATTACGGACATACCTTTGTTACACACCAATATTTGGAAGATTTACTTTCTGAAAATGATGTGAGTTATCATTTTTTAGGAAAGAGCTTAGTGCAAAGTCAAGAATCAATAATTATCATAAAGAACTAG